A genome region from Myxococcota bacterium includes the following:
- a CDS encoding RluA family pseudouridine synthase, translating to MTLLETVHRKFKMASVTRARKLIKNGFVTVNKTVVARPDTVVLSSDIIEIVEHAARHRKKANFEVLFEDDAILVAVKPAGILVEDFFKQVCEYIPLILTHRLDQKVSGVMIFAKSAEIERKLEANWHLNDKLYMALVEGVMPKPKGVIESWLLESAALKVHSVPANTPGAQKAVTHYRVIPAAPSKKQQKGDPTTRVEVSLETGRKNQIRVHLSELGCPIVGDEKYGAKTAVRGRIALHAFRLTFNHPLSGRRMTCSKETPF from the coding sequence ATGACACTTTTAGAAACGGTGCATCGCAAATTTAAGATGGCATCAGTTACCAGAGCCCGTAAGTTGATTAAAAATGGCTTTGTGACGGTTAATAAAACCGTTGTGGCAAGGCCAGATACGGTCGTTTTATCATCGGATATCATCGAAATCGTTGAGCACGCAGCTCGGCATCGAAAGAAAGCTAATTTCGAAGTGCTGTTTGAAGATGATGCCATTTTGGTGGCGGTAAAACCTGCAGGTATTTTGGTCGAAGATTTCTTTAAGCAGGTTTGTGAGTATATCCCGTTGATTTTAACGCATCGTTTGGATCAGAAGGTGTCTGGCGTAATGATCTTTGCGAAGTCAGCTGAGATTGAGAGAAAGCTTGAAGCCAACTGGCATTTGAACGATAAGCTTTACATGGCTTTGGTGGAAGGCGTTATGCCTAAGCCTAAAGGTGTTATCGAAAGCTGGCTTTTGGAAAGCGCAGCGCTGAAAGTACATTCGGTGCCAGCGAATACGCCAGGTGCCCAAAAAGCTGTCACGCACTACCGCGTTATTCCCGCTGCACCCAGTAAAAAGCAGCAAAAAGGCGACCCGACCACTCGAGTTGAAGTGAGCCTCGAGACTGGGCGTAAAAACCAGATTCGCGTTCATTTGTCTGAGCTGGGCTGCCCTATTGTTGGGGATGAAAAGTATGGCGCTAAGACGGCTGTTCGTGGCCGGATTGCCTTGCATGCATTTCGCCTAACGTTCAACCACCCTCTGTCTGGCAGACGGATGACCTGTAGCAAAGAGACACCGTTTTGA